The Littorina saxatilis isolate snail1 linkage group LG13, US_GU_Lsax_2.0, whole genome shotgun sequence genome contains a region encoding:
- the LOC138945440 gene encoding galactoside alpha-(1,2)-fucosyltransferase 2-like translates to MLTAVRSLTSAHRITVSGNHTSSRSSENVKRDSYASCINMRIRRQKRCYIALLLTALFVGLIYVSGYTPVLYGMDPSVQRPKIRFEDVVDRIDPRKPRIMVTWYGRMGNHMFQYSTLIGVAKRNNMTPIIPPNIDLLDVFDLPTPQGSNTLLRNPISYPDKRPGEYDNKTEHLVPHRDAFIKGYHQSWKYYLNVRDELLDKHFVFHKPIQRKASDYIQGVRDSLNKHDSVLISIHVRRGDFVRQRIKGFTAAPIPYYYKAMNYFRRKYKNVLFIICTNDIFWAMDNLDQGPDIHYSTNTDGAVDLAILANSDHVVITSGSFSWWAGYLIRGEVIYYHGFPEPNTIIGNTTVREDYYPPNWIPM, encoded by the exons ATGCTGACTGCTGTCAGATCCCTCACAAG CGCCCATCGCATAACAGTCTCGGGCAATCACACCAGCAGCAGATCGTCAGAAAATGTAAAGAGAGACAGCTACGCCTCCTGCATCAACATGCGCATCCGACGACAAAAGCGATGTTACATCGCTCTCCTACTGACGGCTCTGTTTGTCGGTTTGATCTACGTCTCAGGCTACACACCCGTTCTCTACGGAATGGACCCTTCCGTCCAGCGACCGAAGATCCGTTTTGAAGATGTGGTCGACCGCATCGACCCGCGCAAACCTCGCATCATGGTGACGTGGTACGGCCGCATGGGGAACCACATGTTCCAGTACTCCACGCTGATTGGCGTCGCCAAGCGCAACAACATGACCCCCATCATCCCCCCCAACATCGACCTGCTAGACGTCTTCGACCTGCCCACCCCTCAGGGCAGCAACACGCTGCTGCGCAACCCGATCAGCTACCCGGACAAGCGACCCGGGGAGTATGACAACAAGACGGAACACCTGGTTCCTCACCGCGACGCGTTCATCAAGGGGTACCACCAGTCGTGGAAGTACTATCTGAACGTGCGCGACGAGCTTCTCGACAAGCATTTTGTGTTCCACAAACCCATCCAGCGCAAGGCTTCAGACTACATTCAGGGGGTCCGCGACTCGCTCAACAAACACGACTCGGTTTTAATCAGCATCCATGTCCGCCGCGGCGATTTTGTTCGACAGAGAATTAAAGGCTTCACTGCCGCTCCCATACCGTACTACTACAAAGCGATGAACTATTTCCGCCGCAAGTATAAGAACGTGCTTTTTATCATCTGCACCAATGATATTTTCTGGGCTATGGATAATTTAGATCAAGGTCCGGATATTCACTACTCCACCAACACGGACGGAGCGGTGGACTTAGCCATATTAGCTAACAGTGATCACGTGGTTATCACCTCGGGGTCATTTTCATGGTGGGCGGGGTATCTCATTAGAGGGGAGGTGATTTATTACCACGGTTTTCCAGAACCCAACACCATCATCGGGAACACTACCGTGCGAGAAGACTATTACCCGCCTAATTGGATACCAATGTAA